In the genome of Dermacentor andersoni chromosome 3, qqDerAnde1_hic_scaffold, whole genome shotgun sequence, one region contains:
- the LOC126524721 gene encoding uncharacterized protein: MPKSPLLLVQVSQLGNLPPYRSDDRFLLILPCPEKCFAILSDCWSMLMLLLVSGDIEQNPGPKANEMLQVIIDRLQESDRKMDRIREEIAAVNAKTDKLQGILTMFEEMSNRIKKLESVVQQQALKLIDYENRSRRNNLLVFGINESANETETKLREQILDGIFDNTLGVPVRTVERIHRIGEAKPDKPRPIIMKFLDSREKDSVLKNCFKLKGTNVRVSQDYAKETAEIRRMLWESAASDRSKGTKVKLIYDKLKIKDKMYTWDLTNDKRIPYEYKESKFGKETQKKSLKWQAAHPTQTIQQVRW; encoded by the coding sequence ATGCCTAAATCGCCATTACTGCTTGTGCAGGTCAGTCAGCTGGGCAATTTGCCCCCTTATCGTAGCGATGATAGGTTTCTGTTGATCCTGCCGTGCCCTGAAAAGTGTTTTGCTATTTTGTCTGATTGCTGGTCGATGCTCATGTTATTGCTTGTGTCAGGTGACATAGAACAGAACCCTGGGCCCAAGGCTAATGAAATGTTGCAAGTCATTATTGATAGACTGCAAGAAAGCGACCGCAAGATGGACCGCATAAGAGAGGAAATTGCTGCTGTTAATGCTAAAACTGATAAGTTACAAGGAATTTTGACAATGTTCGAGGAAATGAGCAACAGAATTAAAAAATTGGAATCGGTTGTCCAACAGCAAGCATTGAAGTTAATTGACTACGAAAACAGAAGTAGGCGCAACAATCTCCTAGTATTTGGAATCAATGAAAGTGCTAATGAAACAGAAACCAAACTCAGAGAACAGATCCTAGACGGTATTTTTGACAATACTTTGGGGGTCCCCGTCAGGACAGTAGAGAGAATTCACCGTATTGGAGAAGCGAAACCGGATAAACCAAGACCAATTATTATGAAGTTCCTTGATTCCAGGGAAAAGGACAGTGTTCTAAAGAACTGTTTTAAACTGAAGGGCACTAATGTTCGGGTTAGCCAAGACTATGCTAAAGAAACAGCGGAAATAAGAAGAATGCTTTGGGAAAGTGCAGCATCGGATCGGTCAAAAGGCACGAAAGTCAAGCTTATCTACGATAAACTTAAAATAAAAGACAAAATGTACACTTGGGACCTCACTAACGATAAGCGCATACCATATGAATATAAAGAAAGTAAATTCGGtaaagaaacgcaaaaaaaaagtttgaagtgGCAGGCTGCCCACCCGACCCAGACGATTCAACAAGTTCGATGGTGA